Genomic window (Verrucomicrobiales bacterium):
CCCGACGGCACCAACATCAACAAGGAATGCGGATCGATGTATCCGGAGCTCATGTGCCAAAAGGTGCGGGAGCATCGGGCCGACATCGGTATCGCTCATGATGGCGACGCCGATCGAGTGCTGCTCTGCGATGAGCGCGGAGTCTTGATCGACGGCGACGACATTCTGGCGATTGCCGCGATGGATTTGATGGCCAACGATGCGCTTGCGCATCGCACAGTGGTGGCAACGGTGATGAGCAACGCGGGTTTGGATGTGACCATTCGGAAGATGGGCGGTCACGTGATTCGGACTCCGGTCGGAGACAAGCATGTCATTGATGAGATGCAGCGCGGCGGATTCAATCTGGGAGGAGAGCAGAGCGGGCACTTGATCTTTGGCGACCATAGCACCACGGGCGATGGTTTGGTGGCCGCCCTCCAGATCCTTCGGATTATGAAGACCCGAGGTGTTCCGTTGTCGAAGATGGCTGCCTGCTGGAGCCGCTATCCCCAAAAAGTGACCAACATTCGCGTGAAGGAGAAACGTCCGTTTGAGCAATTGGACGGAGTGCTCGATCTGGTCACCCAGGCTGAGACCGCCGTCAAGTCCGATGGCGGACGTGTGCTGCTGCGCTATTCGGGCACGGAGCCGAAGGCGCGATTGTTAATTGAGGGTCGGGATGTCAGCACCTTGGACACTTGGTCCAAAAAAATCGCCGACGCGATCAAGTCCCAGGTCGGCGCCTAGCAGCCTGTGGGACTTGTCCCCACCGGAGCTGGGTCCGATTTTGAACCTCTGCTGCACTGAGGAATGACACAGGAAACGTCGCGACAGGCTGCTAGGAGGCACTGCGTGCGGGAGGACAGACGACTCTTGATATCCAGAGGATTGGGAAATGAATTTCCTGGAGAGCCTGTCACTTCAGCGCTGCGGTCTGTTTGGGGGCCTCGGGATCCCACGCGACGTTGTACCATCCGAGGAACATCTCGTCGAAGGATTGGTCACCCCAGTGCACGGCCTTCTTGGGATCAGGGTTGGCCGGATTATGTGGGGAGTTGTCGTAGCCTCCACTAATCATCACCCAGGTGCCGGGCGCAATTTTTCGAGGCTTCTCCAGCTCATAGGTCCGCTGCCAGTTGAAGTCGTAGCGCGGCACGGAGCACAGCAGTTCCCGTTTTCCATTGGGGAGCAGGGCTTCGAACTTCATCCACTTGCCTCTCAGATGCATGTGCGGCGTCACGCTGTAGAGCGTGGCTCCCTTCTTGAAACAGTACAGGGCCTGGGTTTTGGAATCCGGGTCTCCCGGTGGGATTTCGAAGGTAAAGTCGACCAGCGGCACCGCTTCGAATCGTGAGGCCGGTTTCTCCGGCAGCAGGTACAGGCCGATCTCGGTTTGATCGGTTTGCTCAGTGCCATTGGGCGTGTAGTGCATTTCGACATCGAAACGTGCCTGGGCTGGTATGTATTTGCCAGTGTTGGTGGGGAACCATCCTTGGGTCGTACCGGGGGCCCATCCGACCAGCATCTCTGTTTGTCCGACTGCATCCCGTTTGCCGCCTTCCTTCAGTCGGCCGATAACGTGGTGCACCACCTTGAGATTCCCAGGCTTGACCCAGATAGCTCCCAGCCAGGCTTCTTTAGCGTTGCCGGCGGGAACTTCGATGTGGCGATAGTCGAGCACCCCGCTAGCCGGGATCGTTTCCGGTTTGGGTAACTTCAAGATGATGTCCGGTTGGCCCAGGGGCCACTCGGGTTGGCCAGCCACCTGCCGACCCTCCAACGGATCAGGCCCTTCGCCGCGGGGGGATCCCTGGTGGATCCACCGCAACAGGGTTTGTGCCTCGGCTACGGTGAGGGATTGGTCATTCCGAAAACGGCCGACGTGCGGATCGGCGTCCCAGGGTGGCATTCGGCGGGTGATCAGGGTTTCCTCGATCATGGAAGACATGCTCTTGATCTTGCGGTGTCCGCTCATCGCCCAGGAACCCACGTTACCCGCGCTGTGGCACTCCACACACTTGGCCAACAGAATCGGAGCGACGGCTTTGCTGTAGCTGACCGGCGCATCATCTGGGCCTTCGCCTCCGTCGAAATGGATGAGGCAACCTCGGGCCACGGTTTTCGCGATGGCGACCGGGCTGTTCGCGAGGAAGCTGGTCAAAGCCTGTTCGAGATAGTGCACCTCCGCGGCAGGCTTCTGCGCGCCTTCGACCATTTGATCGTCCAGAGCTCCACGATAGAAGGGAACCCAGTCCTTGGTGCTGATCGCCACGATTTCGGCGGTGCGCCGTACACGGAGATGACGAGCCACGCCTTGAGTATCATCCTTGAGTACCGGCAGGTGCCAAACGCCCAGCTCTCGGGCCTCCTTCGAGATCTCTTCCCGCGTGTCGCCCGGACTGGAGTTGATCAGCAAGAATTTCACCCCGTCGGTTGAGAACCGTTCGCTGAGGGCCTTGAACTTTCTGACGTTCTGACGAACGACTGGACAACCGTTGGCGGTAAAAAAGAGCACTACTGCCTTTCCACCCGCGCGGCGGAGTTCATGAAGACGCCCTTGATGGTCGATCAGTGCGAAGTTCATTACCTCGGACGGAGCGACGGCGGCCACGCCTGATGCCGGAGCTGTGGGAGCGGTTTCGCCGCGAGCGTACATGCTTCCAACGACGAGCAAGGTCAGCAACGTTAGAGTCTTCATAGCTTTTTGGAATTCTGTCCGATCTGTACGATCCACTTCGACCGTAGCCCCGACGACGAGTTCCGGCTGAACACAGGTGTGTTCTAACGGGGGACTCATATTTAGAGAAATAGCAGGAACGGTGCCTCCAGATCGAGATGAATTTGAACTAGCAGGAAACACCGCCGCCGAGAACCCACCGGGGTTCAAAGAGATTACGGGGCGTGGAGCGTAGCGACACCCCCGGGCTGTCGCCCCTCATTCAACAGCACCCTGAAAGGCGTGCCACCAGGCCCCAGTGGATTGACGAACGGGTCAGGTTCCCTTGGCAGGGGGTGAGGCAGGCTGCAAGAGCCGGTGGCATCGCTGCGCGATGCTCCGTAATTTTAACAGTTCCGGGGGTGCCAGCACCCCCGTATAGCCTAATGTCTGTGAACCCTGCGGGTTCGGGCCCCCGGCCCCCAAGGTGAGAAACTCCCGTATTACCCACCTTGTTTAGTCCCTGTTTTGAAGGCAAAGCTGCGTCAGTTCACTTAGACGGTGTTAGACTGTTTTTGGGCCGACAATGCGGACGTCTTCCCGACGGACAGTGACGCGCTCGCGATCCAGTTTCTCAAGCAGCGGCAGGGCGGTTCGACGAGTCGTTCCCAGCAGGTCCCGGAGTTCGGCGACCGTGGCCTGTCCCTTCTGAACCAAGTGATGCCGAACAGCCTGCGCCGCGCGTCGGTAGACCTCGGTCAGCAATACCAGGTCGGAGTTCAGTTCGGTGACTTCCCCCGTCTGAATCAGGAACCGGAGCACTTTTTGAGAGGTCGCATCCGGAGCCAGCTCCTTTCGAAAGGGCGGATCCAACGGTCTTTGCTTGAGGCTGTTACGAATTCGCAGGTCGGTCGGACGCAGCTCTGGTGGGAGGGTGGGACGGACGGATTGGCGCTTGATAAAGCTTCCCTCCTGGCGGAGGTCGGTTCGACAGAGATCGGTCAGAAACAGAGGCCATAGGGCTTCCGGCCCCAAGTCCTGGCCCAGGTGTTGGCGTAAGAGCAGGGTTGCGGCTCCGGGTAGTTCAGGATGCAGCTTCATCTGTTGCTCGATCCAGGCCACGGAGCGCTGGTGGAGTGTGTCCCACCAGGACTTCAAGATCACCCAGCCCCCTCGCTCCACGGCCATGGGGGCTGTGGGGTTGGTGAGAGCCGCGATCGCCGCCGCGATTGCTGGCTCGGTAAATTGACTCTGGGCCAGCAAACCTTGCCGGGGCAGGGCCAAGTCCCGATCCAAATAAGTTCTCAATACCTTTTCGACCGAGGTTGGTGTTTCGGACAATCGCTCCAAAAAGTGCGCCTGGTCCGCTCGTTTGCGGCGAGAGCGACCGGGGGCTGGAACCAAGACTAAACCACCCGCCAGCGTGGCGCGTTGCGCCCAGTCCCGAAGGATGAATCGGTCGCCCATCAGGCAGAACAAGGGCGACTCCAGGTGAAGCCTGGCTACCGTATGCGCTCCGGCTTCCAAACGGTCGGTGGGCAGTAGGTCGAGGCGCGCCGCCACCTGCGTGGAGCCGTGATGTACCCAGACCCGGGCTCGTTGTTTCAAGGGGTCCGCCCCACGGGCATTGGCTCGGTTCAGTCGATGGGACCGTTGGAGCTTCACCTCGAGAACTCGACTCGGCTGGCCGAGGGGTTCAATGGTGACGACGTCGCCGCGACGGATTCCCTCGGCTCCGACGGTGGTGACATCTTCTCGAGTCGCCCGAGGTATCGGGAGATTGGCGGCGGTCCGTTGGCCTGGAGCGGTGACTGAAGTGGGAAGCCCATGGCTTTGGAGAGATCGGATCTTAGTCCTTACCCCCGCAGGCTGGACGACGACCTCCTGGCCTTCCCGCAGACGGCCGCCAATCAGTGTCCCGGTGACCACCGTGCCGATGCCCGGTAGCGTAAACACACGGTCGACCGGCAACCGCGGCTTCTCCTGATCGAAAGCAGGCGGACGTGCAGCCAGCAGTCGGATCAGTTCGGCCTTGAGCTCCGCTAGTCCCTGCCCGGTGACCACTGAGGTTGGGATCTGTTGGGCATGGCCGAACGCTGAACCGCTGAGGGAGGTTGCAATGCTCTGTTGGACTGAGCTGAGATCCGATACGAGGTCGCATTTGGTCAGCACGACGATTGCCTCGGTGATGCCGAGATAGGAGAGGATCTGGAGATGCTCTTCGGTTTGGGGCATCCAGCCGTCCTCTGCCGAGATGATGAGCAAAGCGAGATCGATGCCCCCGACCCCTGCAACCATGTTGGCGGCGAAGTCCTCGTGACCGGGCACATCAACGATACCCAGAGACAACCGGTCTTCGGGTCCTGGCGAAGTCGAGGGCAGGGGCAGTTCGAGCCGAGCAAAGCCCAAGTCGATGGTGATTTGGCGGGCTTTCTCCTCGGGAAGCCGATCGGGGTCGACGCCCGTCAAGGCTTTGACGAGGGAACTTTTGCCATGATCGACGTGGCCCGCCGTAGCGATCGTAAAATGGCGGGGTTGGGTCATGTCATGACGCGGGGTTTGAGCAGCTGGCCTGGCGGATGGCTTCCACTAACAACCGATCCTGTTCGGGG
Coding sequences:
- a CDS encoding phosphoglucosamine mutase; translated protein: MKPNPKIFGTDGVRGTANIEPVTAETALKLGRAAGHVFKNLESQPRGHERHKIVIGKDTRLSGYMLENAISSGVLSLGVDVLFIGPLPTPGVAYVTRSLRADAGIVITASHNPYDDNGIKFFGPDGYKLADNIELGIEQLVFSGDIESIRPTAGSIGKAVRIEDALGRYIEYAKSSIPRGLTLDGLRIVLDCGNGASYKSSPCVLRELGAEVFVIGNQPDGTNINKECGSMYPELMCQKVREHRADIGIAHDGDADRVLLCDERGVLIDGDDILAIAAMDLMANDALAHRTVVATVMSNAGLDVTIRKMGGHVIRTPVGDKHVIDEMQRGGFNLGGEQSGHLIFGDHSTTGDGLVAALQILRIMKTRGVPLSKMAACWSRYPQKVTNIRVKEKRPFEQLDGVLDLVTQAETAVKSDGGRVLLRYSGTEPKARLLIEGRDVSTLDTWSKKIADAIKSQVGA
- a CDS encoding redoxin domain-containing protein, encoding MKTLTLLTLLVVGSMYARGETAPTAPASGVAAVAPSEVMNFALIDHQGRLHELRRAGGKAVVLFFTANGCPVVRQNVRKFKALSERFSTDGVKFLLINSSPGDTREEISKEARELGVWHLPVLKDDTQGVARHLRVRRTAEIVAISTKDWVPFYRGALDDQMVEGAQKPAAEVHYLEQALTSFLANSPVAIAKTVARGCLIHFDGGEGPDDAPVSYSKAVAPILLAKCVECHSAGNVGSWAMSGHRKIKSMSSMIEETLITRRMPPWDADPHVGRFRNDQSLTVAEAQTLLRWIHQGSPRGEGPDPLEGRQVAGQPEWPLGQPDIILKLPKPETIPASGVLDYRHIEVPAGNAKEAWLGAIWVKPGNLKVVHHVIGRLKEGGKRDAVGQTEMLVGWAPGTTQGWFPTNTGKYIPAQARFDVEMHYTPNGTEQTDQTEIGLYLLPEKPASRFEAVPLVDFTFEIPPGDPDSKTQALYCFKKGATLYSVTPHMHLRGKWMKFEALLPNGKRELLCSVPRYDFNWQRTYELEKPRKIAPGTWVMISGGYDNSPHNPANPDPKKAVHWGDQSFDEMFLGWYNVAWDPEAPKQTAALK
- the selB gene encoding selenocysteine-specific translation elongation factor, giving the protein MTQPRHFTIATAGHVDHGKSSLVKALTGVDPDRLPEEKARQITIDLGFARLELPLPSTSPGPEDRLSLGIVDVPGHEDFAANMVAGVGGIDLALLIISAEDGWMPQTEEHLQILSYLGITEAIVVLTKCDLVSDLSSVQQSIATSLSGSAFGHAQQIPTSVVTGQGLAELKAELIRLLAARPPAFDQEKPRLPVDRVFTLPGIGTVVTGTLIGGRLREGQEVVVQPAGVRTKIRSLQSHGLPTSVTAPGQRTAANLPIPRATREDVTTVGAEGIRRGDVVTIEPLGQPSRVLEVKLQRSHRLNRANARGADPLKQRARVWVHHGSTQVAARLDLLPTDRLEAGAHTVARLHLESPLFCLMGDRFILRDWAQRATLAGGLVLVPAPGRSRRKRADQAHFLERLSETPTSVEKVLRTYLDRDLALPRQGLLAQSQFTEPAIAAAIAALTNPTAPMAVERGGWVILKSWWDTLHQRSVAWIEQQMKLHPELPGAATLLLRQHLGQDLGPEALWPLFLTDLCRTDLRQEGSFIKRQSVRPTLPPELRPTDLRIRNSLKQRPLDPPFRKELAPDATSQKVLRFLIQTGEVTELNSDLVLLTEVYRRAAQAVRHHLVQKGQATVAELRDLLGTTRRTALPLLEKLDRERVTVRREDVRIVGPKTV